In the Penaeus chinensis breed Huanghai No. 1 chromosome 31, ASM1920278v2, whole genome shotgun sequence genome, one interval contains:
- the LOC125041786 gene encoding protein wntless-like isoform X1 — protein MNYHETVLKNISTRGFIHLMVFSLLIIIAAMIVSGRLAPNQWDSITVKGVMCQDQQQNRATGSSGTWFWPDPHNSKCRTVRPNQTHKTKGHSNGYASQSHIVFAFETPPGKEGYSRWQSSLIALLRLRLTNDSQPDSGAVINHEARLGYMTSSEKTKEIEYIASNEQERRLLCHSNHQFQQETYDCSPVVIAVLYSLQHDHYIINIRLFHNSGKDGQGRLHFDGLGGIEDMYMTFITQTAEYTKVRMSLQTMFFPVVAAMLLRFSTLVRQYWGPMNFLQWALAVLAGILTILNCPLECLNLIADFEWLIMIDDFRYCLFRIAFLNFFHTLTDLHHKNNEQRAKVRTVMHFLISIACLFILLVDDVDHFNLLMDPLPLLWVPTHQTMTLCMFFLLTVFLVYNTFRVILAILEIMAKTSMNGRIFGINEREIILLVLAWLCVFVTAFEFVIRRLHDAMWIWEDCFGLLEIEHTSAFLLGVYCFWNVITCLLLLVFAPSPPRAPQPDLGSVMRLTPSPGHQGANPENGGGQRGELVPRRSMRRYPLLRQNAVDDAVTEDPEEV, from the exons CTCCCAACCAGTGGGACTCAATCACAGTAAAAGGCGTCATGTGCCAGGACCAGCAACAAAACCGTGCCACTGGCAGCAGCGGCACTTGGTTTTGGCCAGACCCCCACAACAGTAAGTGCCGCACTGTCAGACCAAACCAGACCCACAAGACGAAGGGGCACTCAAATGGTTATGCTTCGCAGAGCCACATTGTCTTTGCATTTGAG ACACCACCTGGGAAAGAGGGATACTCTCGGTGGCAGAGCAGCCTCATAGCCCTGCTACGCCTACGTCTGACCAATG ATTCACAACCAGATTCTGGAGCAGTGATTAACCATGAGGCTCGACTTGGATACATGACCTCCAGTGAGAAGACCAAAGAGATTGAGTACATCGCCTCCAACGAGCAGGAGCGTCGACTTCTGTGCCACAGTAATCACCAGTTCCAGCAAGAAACCTATGACTGTTCCCCGGTTGTCATAGCAGTCCTGTATAGCCTTCAGCATGACCATTACATTATCAACATCAGGCTATTCCATAATTCAGGCAAAGATGGACAAGGACGGCTGCATTTTGACGGCTTGGGAGGAATTGAAGATATGTATATGACA TTTATCACTCAGACAGCAGAGTATACAAAGGTTCGGATGTCACTGCAAACCATGTTCTTCCCTGTGGTTGCGGCCATGCTGTTAAGGTTCAGCACACTAGTGAGACAGTACTGGGGTCCCATGAATTTCCTGCAGTGGGCACTGGCAGTCCTGGCTGGGATTTTGACCATCTTGAATT GTCCTTTAGAGTGCTTGAATCTGATTGCTGACTTTGAGTGGCTCATCATGATCGATGATTTCCGTTACTGTCTGTTCCGCATTGCTTTTCTCAACTTCTTCCACACCTTGACAGATCTGCATCACAAA AACAACGAGCAGCGTGCGAAGGTCCGAACTGTGATGCACTTCCTGATATCGATTGCTTGCTTGTTCATACTCCTGGTAGATGACGTGGATCACTTCAATCTCCTGATGGACCCTTTGCCACTTCTCTGGGTCCCCACACACCAGACCATGACACTTTGCATGTTCTTTCTGCTGACGGTCTTCCTTGTGTACAACACATTTAGAGTCATCTTG GCAATACTGGAAATTATGGCGAAGACCAGCATGAACGGAAGGATCTTCGgaataaatgaaagggaaattaTCCTCCTAGTTTTGGCATGGTTGTGCGTGTTTGTCACTGCCTTTGAATTTGTTATCAGAAGG CTTCATGATGCAATGTGGATTTGGGAGGACTGCTTTGGTCTACTGGAAATCGAACACACCAGTGCCTTCCTCTTGGGAGTCTACTGCTTCTGGAATGTCATCACTTGCCTGCTGCTCTTAGTGTTTGCTCCATCCCCCCCAAGAGCACCCCAGCCTGACCTTGGGAGTGTCATGAGGCTGACCCCTTCACCAG GACACCAAGGGGCCAATCCCGAGAATGGAGGAGGACAGCGTGGAGAGCTTGTTCCTCGTAGAAGCATGAGGCGTTACCCTCTGTTGCGTCAGAATGCAGTAGATGATGCAG TTACAGAAGATCCAGAGGAAGTATAA
- the LOC125041786 gene encoding protein wntless-like isoform X3 translates to MNYHETVLKNISTRGFIHLMVFSLLIIIAAMIVSGRLAPNQWDSITVKGVMCQDQQQNRATGSSGTWFWPDPHNNSQPDSGAVINHEARLGYMTSSEKTKEIEYIASNEQERRLLCHSNHQFQQETYDCSPVVIAVLYSLQHDHYIINIRLFHNSGKDGQGRLHFDGLGGIEDMYMTFITQTAEYTKVRMSLQTMFFPVVAAMLLRFSTLVRQYWGPMNFLQWALAVLAGILTILNCPLECLNLIADFEWLIMIDDFRYCLFRIAFLNFFHTLTDLHHKNNEQRAKVRTVMHFLISIACLFILLVDDVDHFNLLMDPLPLLWVPTHQTMTLCMFFLLTVFLVYNTFRVILAILEIMAKTSMNGRIFGINEREIILLVLAWLCVFVTAFEFVIRRLHDAMWIWEDCFGLLEIEHTSAFLLGVYCFWNVITCLLLLVFAPSPPRAPQPDLGSVMRLTPSPGHQGANPENGGGQRGELVPRRSMRRYPLLRQNAVDDAVTEDPEEV, encoded by the exons CTCCCAACCAGTGGGACTCAATCACAGTAAAAGGCGTCATGTGCCAGGACCAGCAACAAAACCGTGCCACTGGCAGCAGCGGCACTTGGTTTTGGCCAGACCCCCACAACA ATTCACAACCAGATTCTGGAGCAGTGATTAACCATGAGGCTCGACTTGGATACATGACCTCCAGTGAGAAGACCAAAGAGATTGAGTACATCGCCTCCAACGAGCAGGAGCGTCGACTTCTGTGCCACAGTAATCACCAGTTCCAGCAAGAAACCTATGACTGTTCCCCGGTTGTCATAGCAGTCCTGTATAGCCTTCAGCATGACCATTACATTATCAACATCAGGCTATTCCATAATTCAGGCAAAGATGGACAAGGACGGCTGCATTTTGACGGCTTGGGAGGAATTGAAGATATGTATATGACA TTTATCACTCAGACAGCAGAGTATACAAAGGTTCGGATGTCACTGCAAACCATGTTCTTCCCTGTGGTTGCGGCCATGCTGTTAAGGTTCAGCACACTAGTGAGACAGTACTGGGGTCCCATGAATTTCCTGCAGTGGGCACTGGCAGTCCTGGCTGGGATTTTGACCATCTTGAATT GTCCTTTAGAGTGCTTGAATCTGATTGCTGACTTTGAGTGGCTCATCATGATCGATGATTTCCGTTACTGTCTGTTCCGCATTGCTTTTCTCAACTTCTTCCACACCTTGACAGATCTGCATCACAAA AACAACGAGCAGCGTGCGAAGGTCCGAACTGTGATGCACTTCCTGATATCGATTGCTTGCTTGTTCATACTCCTGGTAGATGACGTGGATCACTTCAATCTCCTGATGGACCCTTTGCCACTTCTCTGGGTCCCCACACACCAGACCATGACACTTTGCATGTTCTTTCTGCTGACGGTCTTCCTTGTGTACAACACATTTAGAGTCATCTTG GCAATACTGGAAATTATGGCGAAGACCAGCATGAACGGAAGGATCTTCGgaataaatgaaagggaaattaTCCTCCTAGTTTTGGCATGGTTGTGCGTGTTTGTCACTGCCTTTGAATTTGTTATCAGAAGG CTTCATGATGCAATGTGGATTTGGGAGGACTGCTTTGGTCTACTGGAAATCGAACACACCAGTGCCTTCCTCTTGGGAGTCTACTGCTTCTGGAATGTCATCACTTGCCTGCTGCTCTTAGTGTTTGCTCCATCCCCCCCAAGAGCACCCCAGCCTGACCTTGGGAGTGTCATGAGGCTGACCCCTTCACCAG GACACCAAGGGGCCAATCCCGAGAATGGAGGAGGACAGCGTGGAGAGCTTGTTCCTCGTAGAAGCATGAGGCGTTACCCTCTGTTGCGTCAGAATGCAGTAGATGATGCAG TTACAGAAGATCCAGAGGAAGTATAA
- the LOC125041786 gene encoding protein wntless-like isoform X2, translating to MCQDQQQNRATGSSGTWFWPDPHNSKCRTVRPNQTHKTKGHSNGYASQSHIVFAFETPPGKEGYSRWQSSLIALLRLRLTNDSQPDSGAVINHEARLGYMTSSEKTKEIEYIASNEQERRLLCHSNHQFQQETYDCSPVVIAVLYSLQHDHYIINIRLFHNSGKDGQGRLHFDGLGGIEDMYMTFITQTAEYTKVRMSLQTMFFPVVAAMLLRFSTLVRQYWGPMNFLQWALAVLAGILTILNCPLECLNLIADFEWLIMIDDFRYCLFRIAFLNFFHTLTDLHHKNNEQRAKVRTVMHFLISIACLFILLVDDVDHFNLLMDPLPLLWVPTHQTMTLCMFFLLTVFLVYNTFRVILAILEIMAKTSMNGRIFGINEREIILLVLAWLCVFVTAFEFVIRRLHDAMWIWEDCFGLLEIEHTSAFLLGVYCFWNVITCLLLLVFAPSPPRAPQPDLGSVMRLTPSPGHQGANPENGGGQRGELVPRRSMRRYPLLRQNAVDDAVTEDPEEV from the exons ATGTGCCAGGACCAGCAACAAAACCGTGCCACTGGCAGCAGCGGCACTTGGTTTTGGCCAGACCCCCACAACAGTAAGTGCCGCACTGTCAGACCAAACCAGACCCACAAGACGAAGGGGCACTCAAATGGTTATGCTTCGCAGAGCCACATTGTCTTTGCATTTGAG ACACCACCTGGGAAAGAGGGATACTCTCGGTGGCAGAGCAGCCTCATAGCCCTGCTACGCCTACGTCTGACCAATG ATTCACAACCAGATTCTGGAGCAGTGATTAACCATGAGGCTCGACTTGGATACATGACCTCCAGTGAGAAGACCAAAGAGATTGAGTACATCGCCTCCAACGAGCAGGAGCGTCGACTTCTGTGCCACAGTAATCACCAGTTCCAGCAAGAAACCTATGACTGTTCCCCGGTTGTCATAGCAGTCCTGTATAGCCTTCAGCATGACCATTACATTATCAACATCAGGCTATTCCATAATTCAGGCAAAGATGGACAAGGACGGCTGCATTTTGACGGCTTGGGAGGAATTGAAGATATGTATATGACA TTTATCACTCAGACAGCAGAGTATACAAAGGTTCGGATGTCACTGCAAACCATGTTCTTCCCTGTGGTTGCGGCCATGCTGTTAAGGTTCAGCACACTAGTGAGACAGTACTGGGGTCCCATGAATTTCCTGCAGTGGGCACTGGCAGTCCTGGCTGGGATTTTGACCATCTTGAATT GTCCTTTAGAGTGCTTGAATCTGATTGCTGACTTTGAGTGGCTCATCATGATCGATGATTTCCGTTACTGTCTGTTCCGCATTGCTTTTCTCAACTTCTTCCACACCTTGACAGATCTGCATCACAAA AACAACGAGCAGCGTGCGAAGGTCCGAACTGTGATGCACTTCCTGATATCGATTGCTTGCTTGTTCATACTCCTGGTAGATGACGTGGATCACTTCAATCTCCTGATGGACCCTTTGCCACTTCTCTGGGTCCCCACACACCAGACCATGACACTTTGCATGTTCTTTCTGCTGACGGTCTTCCTTGTGTACAACACATTTAGAGTCATCTTG GCAATACTGGAAATTATGGCGAAGACCAGCATGAACGGAAGGATCTTCGgaataaatgaaagggaaattaTCCTCCTAGTTTTGGCATGGTTGTGCGTGTTTGTCACTGCCTTTGAATTTGTTATCAGAAGG CTTCATGATGCAATGTGGATTTGGGAGGACTGCTTTGGTCTACTGGAAATCGAACACACCAGTGCCTTCCTCTTGGGAGTCTACTGCTTCTGGAATGTCATCACTTGCCTGCTGCTCTTAGTGTTTGCTCCATCCCCCCCAAGAGCACCCCAGCCTGACCTTGGGAGTGTCATGAGGCTGACCCCTTCACCAG GACACCAAGGGGCCAATCCCGAGAATGGAGGAGGACAGCGTGGAGAGCTTGTTCCTCGTAGAAGCATGAGGCGTTACCCTCTGTTGCGTCAGAATGCAGTAGATGATGCAG TTACAGAAGATCCAGAGGAAGTATAA
- the LOC125041614 gene encoding zinc finger CCCH domain-containing protein 61-like: MRVDNHSSGHRRGGGGGRPTSYTSSPQGRPRRPSAATPGGGGGGGGFGSPSYRRSFHHRALEIAGPESPKEESVCPLGPSSSSSSASSALEHERLGAGTGRPSNFLRYKTELCRTFEENGLCRFGDSCTFAHGIGELRAIPRHPRYKTEPCRQYHTHGYCQYGARCHFVHDPEEAAGVSPMRGFIIRGRHDRLASAMLALAEDAGIVSNPDTSDVLLANLRRLYALRAMKDQPEISDIPTTQEPSEGSEDMSFQSDGLDLSTYLPDNLSARLFETSSNCSMYTSTMSVLGSTSINGNKYDASHEPLMEHSLDASVDNSIDQSIDTGIWSSAWSTTSSLSTSPPSESWWGMWGGSMATPPLSPETRLVQDAPLNLGQPTITSLPQGIEMDLPSIGMATKFSVKVVTEVIKESVIANPMEVSRGLHLPSIAELCRN, from the exons ATGAG GGTCGATAACCACAGCAGCGGACACCGGCGCGGCGGCGGGGGAGGGCGCCCCACGAGCTACACCTCGAGCCCCCAAGGACGGCCGCGTAGACCCTCGGCAGCGACgcccgggggagggggtggagggggagggtttgGCAGTCCCTCCTACAGGCGCTCATTCCACCACAGGGCTCTCGAGATAGCCGGCCCCGAGAGTCCCAAGGAGGAATCGGTGTGTCCTCTgggcccctcttcctcttcctcttccgcttcctccgcCCTCGAACACGAGAGGTTAGGTGCCGGTACTGGCCGACCCTCGAACTTCCTGCGATACAAGACGGAGCTCTGCAGGACCTTCGAGGAGAACGGGCTATGCAG GTTTGGAGACTCGTGTACCTTTGCTCATGGCATAGGTGAACTTCGCGCCATACCTAGACATCCACGTTACAAGACAGAGCCTTGCCGCCAGTACCACACTCATGGATATTGCCAGTATGGGGCACGATGTCACTTTGTTCATGACCCTGAGGAAGCTGCAGGTGTTTCCCCAATGCGAGGTTTCATCATCAGAGGCAGACATGACAGACTTGCTAGTGCAATGCTCGCTTTAGCAGAGGATGCAGGAATAGTATCAAATCCAGATACCAGTGATGTTTTGTTAGCAAACCTGCGAAGGTTGTATGCCCTGAGGGCCATGAAGGATCAGCCAGAAATTTCTGACATTCCCACCACTCAAGAACCAAGTGAAGGGAGTGAAGATATGTCATTCCAGTCAGATGGATTGGACTTGTCAACATATCTGCCAGACAACCTTTCAGCTAGATTGTTCGAGACCAGTAGCAACTGCAGCATGTACACCTCTACCATGAGTGTTTTAGGATCGACGAGTATAAATGGCAATAAGTACGATGCTTCCCATGAGCCATTAATGGAACATAGTCTAGATGCTAGTGTGGATAACAGCATAGACCAGAGTATAGACACTGGTATATGGTCAAGTGCTTGGTCCACAACCTCTAGTCTATCCACTTCTCCACCCAGTGAATCCTGGTGGGGAATGTGGGGTGGTTCTATGGCCACGCCACCTCTCTCCCCAGAGACCAGACTTGTCCAAGATGCTCCGCTGAATCTTGGACAGCCTACAATTACTTCATTACCCCAGGGCATTGAGATGGATTTACCAAGTATTGGAATGGCAACCAAGTTTTCAGTGAAAGTTGTAACTGAAGTGATAAAGGAAAGTGTCATTGCCAACCCAATGGAGGTTTCCCGGggcctccaccttccttccattGCCGAATTGTGCCGCAATTGA